Genomic DNA from Paenibacillus borealis:
TGATGGAACGCAGGGCCGGGAGATCGGCCGGGTCGTTGACTATCTGGAGGAAGCCATCGTATGAGCCGGTAGACGGACAAGATCAAGGGAGGAAAGTCACAAATGTTGAAGACTAAGGGCATACCTTTATTTTACAGGTGCCAAGGCACCGGGGAGGCCGTATTGTGTCTGCACGGCAACCGGGACTCTTCGCTCGTCTTCCGGGAATTGGCCCAGGCGATGCAGCCTCATTATCAGGTGCTATGTGCTGATCTGCGGGGGCATGGCCAGTCGGAATACTCCGGTCCGCCGTTCACCCTTGAGGACATGGTTGATGATATCGTCCGGTTGCTGGACGAGCAGGGACTGAAGCAGGTCTCCATTGTGGGGCATTCTCTGGGGAGCACGCTTGCGCTGCTGCTGTCCGCACGTGATCCGGGCAGGGTGAAGAAGCTGGTGCTTATGGGGGCAGCCGCCACCTTTCGGGTTCCGTTCAAGCGGCCCGGCCACGGCGAGGAGATCACGCCGGATACAGTAAAGCAGACGAATGCAGCCGCGGTTCCGTATTTTTTCACAGCAGACCATGAAGAGGTTCAGCATCTCATTCTGGAGGGCTGGTCCAGGCTGCCCGCCGCGACCCACCGGCTGATGATCCAGATTAAGCATCCCGACCTCCGGCCGATCCTTCAGGATATCCGGCAGAGGACTCTGATTATAACCGGCCAAGAGGACCGTATCACGCCACTGCCCAAGGCCTTGGAGCTGAACCGGTATATGCCGGACTCCCGGATGCTGGCGGTTCCGGGCACCGGACACTTTATGTTTCTTGAGGAGAGCGAAACCGTAGCCAGTGCAATACTCACTTTCCTCAAGGAGGAGTAGCATGGGCAGAGTGCTGCTAATATCGGCGAATACGGAGAAGCGGCCGCCCGTATTTCCCCTTGGCCTCAGCTATATTCATGCCAGTCTTGTCGCCTCCGGCTATGAAGCAGGCATGCTGGATATGACCCAGCTGGACTATACCCGGGAGGCTGTTACCTCTTACCTGGATTCCTATGCACCGGATTACATCGGCGTGTCGATCCGTAACCTGGATAATTGCTGTATGCAGTATCCCCGGAGTTTCGTGGAGCAGGTCTGCCTCCTGGTGGATTGGGTCCGGCAATGGAGCCATGCGGCTATTGTCATTCTGGGGGGAGCGGGCTTCTCGCTCCTTCCCAGGCAGTGGCTGCAGGAGACGGGGGCTGATTATGGGATTGTGGGCGATGGCTGTGACAGTATGGTTGAACTCTTATCCCATCTGGAGAAGGGAGAGGAGCCATCTGCCGTAAGCGGGCTGATGTTCTGCACAAAGAACGGAGAATGGAAATACTCGGCGCCGGAGGCGCCTGAACAGCTGGATCACCCTTATTTTCCGAGCCGCAGCGGATTTCTGCATAGCTATGATGTGGAGCGGAAGGTGCGCCATAATGTATTGACCAAGAGAGGCTGTGCACTGAGCTGCACCTATTGCGCCTATCCGTCGCTGGAGGGCAGGGCAGTCCGCCTGCGGTCGCCGCAGGGAATTGCAGACGAGATTGAGCAGATGGTGCTGCAGCATGACATCGGTTCCTTTGATTTCGTGGACAGTGTGTTCAACTATCCCTTGGAGCATGCTGAGGATATTTGCCGGGAGCTGATCGGGCGTGCGGTGCCGGTGTCCTGGGGCTGCTTCCTGAATCCCCGGTTCTTCACTGCAGAGTTTGCCGGGCTGCTTAAGCAGGCAGGGTGTACGGAAGTGGAGTTTGGCATTGATTCAGGCAGCGATATCTGCCTGCGGTCGTTCAAGAAGAACTTCCGCCAGACCGAAATCCGGGCTGTGGTGCAGCTCTGTCAGGAACAGGATTTAGCCTTCAGCTTTTGCCTGCTTATCGGCGGGCCGGAGGAAACCCCCGAGACCTTGAGGGAGACGCTGGATCTGATGGAGGAATTGAAGGTTCAGCACATCTTCGGTTTGTTTGGCATCCGCATTCTGCCGTCAACAGATATGTACAGGTACGTTGGTTCCCCGGAGCCGGATGATCTGCTCCATCCGAAGTTCTTCATGTCCCCCCAGCTAAATCTGGAGCAGGCGAGCAGCATATGCCGTCCTTACCGGGAGCGGAATCCGGACTGGATGTTTATTTAAAATAGGAAGACAGGGTGGGCGTAATCATGAGAATACTGGTAGTGTCTACGAATACCCTGAAGAAGCCGATGCCTGTTCTTCCGGTTGGGGCGGGGATGGTCTACTCGGCTCTGACGGCTGCCGGTTTCGAGACCCGCTTTCTGGATTTGGCCTTTATGGCTGAACCGTTTGCGGCACTCCGGGATGAGCTGCGGGTATTTGAACCGGAGCTGATCTGCCTGTCTGTGCGCAACATCGACAATCAGGTGATCCAGCAGCCGGAGAGCTATCTGCCTTTTATAAGAGAAGTAATGAAGGTATGCCGTACATGCAGCTCAGCCAAGGTTCTGCTTGGAGGAGCCGCGATGCTGGTCATGCCGGAGGAGCTGGTGGAAGAGCTGGGGGCGGATTACGGAATTAAGGGAAGCGGTGAGACGGAGGCTGTCCGGCTGGCCCATGAACTTGAACGGGGGCAGGCCGCAGGCAGAGACAAGGTAGTTACTGCGGTTCCTGCCTATCATCCGGTGTACAGCCGAATTCCCGCCAAGACGCTGTTCTCCCCGCAGTATTTTATCCCGAACCCCCGCATCAAAAAAGCCTCCATGGGCTATCAGGCCTCCAGAGGCTGCAGCAGGCACTGTATCTATTGCTCAGAGGGCTATAAGAATTCCGGCGGCTGCCGGATTCCTGCGGAACAATTCATGGAAGACATGAAGATCCTGCAGGCAGATTATCAAGTGAACAGTATCACTTTTGTAGACGGCGTCTTCAATCATGATGTGGAAGAGACGATGGAGTTCTGCGGGCTGATCGGCCGCACAAGCGCATCACTGGACTGGAGCTGTGCCCTGACCCCGGCCAATATTACTGAGGAACTGGTCTGCTTGCTGAAGAGGAGCGGTTGCCGGTTTGTGGATATCGGTGCGGATTCGGGTTCTGAGCAGATGCTGAGGCGGATGGGCAAGCAATTCCACCCGGAGCAGCTGCTGGAGCTGGGACGTCTCCTGGAGCAATATCAGATCCCGTATTCGGTGTCGCTGCTGTTCGGCGGGCCGGGAGAGCATGAAGAGACCATGGCAGAGACCGTACAACTGGTCAACCAATTGAATCCCGTCTATATTCTGGCCAGTCAAGGGATTCGTATCTACCCTCATACGGCACTGTACCATACCGCCCTTCAGGAGCAGGTTATCCAGAAGAATGATAACTTGCTGGTTCCCGCGTTCTATCAGTCCAAGGACTACAGTGACGCTCTTCTCAACAAGGTCTTGGCAGCATCGCGCCACATCTATAAGGATATGCTTATGAATTCAATTGGAGGAAGGACTTGATCGAATGAACAAGCCTGTATACCCGTTCCGCGAGATAGGGATCGGCCACTATCCCATGGGCAATTCTCCGGTTACCCCGGAGGACAGCAAACATCTGCCGTCCATGATGAACTTGAATCATGCCGCTCCAAGCTCTAAACTTGTATATGTACATATTCCGTTCTGTGACTCCATCTGCCCGTTCTGCCCGTATCCCAAGGCGTTCAATGAGCAGACAGCCCGCCAGGAATATTTGACCGCGCTGTTCAGCGAACTGGAGATATATGGTTCGGCGCCGCAGATCCGCAACTGCTCCGTGGAGGCGCTCTATATTGGCGGAGGAACTCCAAGCGTTCTGGACGAGGAAGAGATCACGGCGCTCTTCGAGCAGCTGCAGGCCACACTCCCCATGCAGAATATTGAAGAAATCACGTTTGAGGGGAATCCCGCCTCATTTACCGCGGCCAAGCTGAAGCTGCTCTATGCTCTTGGCGTCAACCGAATCAGTCTGGGCGTTCAGACCTTTAATGATGAGCTGGGGAGACGCCTCGGACTGCTTCAGACCAGCGAGGATTCACTGCGGACCATTCAGCAGTCACGGGAGGCCGGAATATCCAATGTCAGCCTGGATCTGATGTACAATCTGCCGGGTCAGAGCATGGAGGAATGGCTGGAGGATCTGGAGAAGGTGGTGGAGCTTGGAATCGGTCATGTCACGTTATTCCCGCTGAAGATCATTCCCGGCTTCGGCCTCGCCAAACGCATTGCCAGCGGCGAGCTTCCGCCCTGCGGTGATCTTGCGCTGGAGCAGCAGATGTATGTTGAGGCTTGCCGCTATCTGGAATCGCATGGCTACGCGGTCGAATCCACCTATGATTTCGTGCAGCCGGGCGGACATCATATTTACAGCCGCAAGCATTTTGACGATCATCTGGACCTGCTCTCTGTCGGACTGGGGGCATTCGGCGAAGTGGGCGGCTATGCTTATCAGAATGTGAAGCTGCTTCCGGAGTATGTGAAAAAAATTACATCAGGAGAGCTGCCGGTTTCCTTAGGCTACCAAGTGACGCCGGAGGATCTGCCCAACCAGTTCCTGGCGATGGGCCTGCGCCGCACTGCGATTGACCGCCAACTGTTTCGCCGTAAATTTGGCAGCTTCCCGGAGGAACATTTTCCTGAGCTGTTCGATAAGTTTGTCAAGGCGGGCCTGGTGGATATTCGTGAGGAGACTATTGCTCTAACACGTTTTGAAGGATTGTTCTGGGGCAACAATGTATGTAAGGAGTTTTGCGAGGAACATATCAAAATTGCTTTTCCAAAATGATGGAGGGGTACTATGAACAGCAAAGTGACCAAGAACATTTTCTATGAGGATCTTCAGGACGCCGGGAAGTTCAAGCAGCTTGAGAAGCGGTTACTCGGCGAGTCGAATCTGCCGGGTCCGCGGGCCAATCTGGGGGCGGCCTCCACGTTCGCGGATGCCTTCGGGTC
This window encodes:
- a CDS encoding alpha/beta fold hydrolase, with the protein product MLKTKGIPLFYRCQGTGEAVLCLHGNRDSSLVFRELAQAMQPHYQVLCADLRGHGQSEYSGPPFTLEDMVDDIVRLLDEQGLKQVSIVGHSLGSTLALLLSARDPGRVKKLVLMGAAATFRVPFKRPGHGEEITPDTVKQTNAAAVPYFFTADHEEVQHLILEGWSRLPAATHRLMIQIKHPDLRPILQDIRQRTLIITGQEDRITPLPKALELNRYMPDSRMLAVPGTGHFMFLEESETVASAILTFLKEE
- a CDS encoding B12-binding domain-containing radical SAM protein — translated: MGRVLLISANTEKRPPVFPLGLSYIHASLVASGYEAGMLDMTQLDYTREAVTSYLDSYAPDYIGVSIRNLDNCCMQYPRSFVEQVCLLVDWVRQWSHAAIVILGGAGFSLLPRQWLQETGADYGIVGDGCDSMVELLSHLEKGEEPSAVSGLMFCTKNGEWKYSAPEAPEQLDHPYFPSRSGFLHSYDVERKVRHNVLTKRGCALSCTYCAYPSLEGRAVRLRSPQGIADEIEQMVLQHDIGSFDFVDSVFNYPLEHAEDICRELIGRAVPVSWGCFLNPRFFTAEFAGLLKQAGCTEVEFGIDSGSDICLRSFKKNFRQTEIRAVVQLCQEQDLAFSFCLLIGGPEETPETLRETLDLMEELKVQHIFGLFGIRILPSTDMYRYVGSPEPDDLLHPKFFMSPQLNLEQASSICRPYRERNPDWMFI
- a CDS encoding B12-binding domain-containing radical SAM protein, yielding MRILVVSTNTLKKPMPVLPVGAGMVYSALTAAGFETRFLDLAFMAEPFAALRDELRVFEPELICLSVRNIDNQVIQQPESYLPFIREVMKVCRTCSSAKVLLGGAAMLVMPEELVEELGADYGIKGSGETEAVRLAHELERGQAAGRDKVVTAVPAYHPVYSRIPAKTLFSPQYFIPNPRIKKASMGYQASRGCSRHCIYCSEGYKNSGGCRIPAEQFMEDMKILQADYQVNSITFVDGVFNHDVEETMEFCGLIGRTSASLDWSCALTPANITEELVCLLKRSGCRFVDIGADSGSEQMLRRMGKQFHPEQLLELGRLLEQYQIPYSVSLLFGGPGEHEETMAETVQLVNQLNPVYILASQGIRIYPHTALYHTALQEQVIQKNDNLLVPAFYQSKDYSDALLNKVLAASRHIYKDMLMNSIGGRT
- the hemW gene encoding radical SAM family heme chaperone HemW; the encoded protein is MNKPVYPFREIGIGHYPMGNSPVTPEDSKHLPSMMNLNHAAPSSKLVYVHIPFCDSICPFCPYPKAFNEQTARQEYLTALFSELEIYGSAPQIRNCSVEALYIGGGTPSVLDEEEITALFEQLQATLPMQNIEEITFEGNPASFTAAKLKLLYALGVNRISLGVQTFNDELGRRLGLLQTSEDSLRTIQQSREAGISNVSLDLMYNLPGQSMEEWLEDLEKVVELGIGHVTLFPLKIIPGFGLAKRIASGELPPCGDLALEQQMYVEACRYLESHGYAVESTYDFVQPGGHHIYSRKHFDDHLDLLSVGLGAFGEVGGYAYQNVKLLPEYVKKITSGELPVSLGYQVTPEDLPNQFLAMGLRRTAIDRQLFRRKFGSFPEEHFPELFDKFVKAGLVDIREETIALTRFEGLFWGNNVCKEFCEEHIKIAFPK